The Gloeomargarita sp. SRBZ-1_bins_9 region AACCAGGGCGGGTGCAGTAAAAATCCATGAACCCAGGCACGAGCGCTCACAGGAAAACCTGGCCGCAACCAGGCTAACTGTATTGTAGTCGGAAGCCAAAGCTGAGCAGTGGGAACCTAGGCACTTCCATCGGCACCTGTATTTTGCTTTTCAGGGCATGCCAACGACAACAGTTGCCTCTAGGTTCACAGACCTGGCTGTTGGCGGGACGGGGCGGCATTAGGTCTGATGGAAACCAGCTAACGGCTACCCCTAACGCCGTAGGTACTGGGCCAGCCAGCGGGCAATCGTCACACTGGCGCCAGGGCCACCCATCCGCTGCCGACCGTTGCGGGCGATCAGGTGCAGTTCGTCGGGATTGCTAAAGATGTCCTGGAGGGCGGGGCCGACGGCTTCTGGCCGCTCCACCAGGCGCAGGGAAGGGCCGAGCAAGCGCTGCTGGTAACGGGCAAAACGGCGGGTGTACTGGGGACCCTCCCCCGGAAAACTCACCACCGGTTTCCCTAAACCCACCAATTGCTCGGTGGCCGTCCCCGCCAGGGCGATCCCCCCGTGGGCCAGGTGCAAACAGTCGTTAAACGCTCCCTGAACCACCATCAGGCCCACCTGGCCGTAGCCAAACCCCACCCCTGGATACACCGGCCAGCGGTGTTGGCGCAGGGCTGCTTCGATGGGCTGCCGCTCCACGTTGGGGGCCAAAGCCGCCAGGAATAAAATTTGCGATGCCGTCAAGCACTCCACCACCCCCGGCAACGCCCGCAGGATCAATTCCCAGTTGCGATAGGCCTCCGGGACCCGGGAACCGGGGAGCAATACAATCACCAGGGCTTCGGTAAAGGTCGTCGGTAGGGTCAATTGGCCGGTGGGGTCTAGGCCATCCATCATGGGGTTGCCCACCCACTGCACCGGTAGGGACCAGCGTTTGAGCCAGGTGCTGGTCAGTTCATCCCGGGCAAAGGTGACCAGGGAGCGGCGGATCAACCAGCGTTCCCAGGGGTAAAACACCGACCCAGCCCAGCCCTCACACCACTGGGTTGTGGGTAAAGGCCCCTGTTCATCCCGCAGGTGGTACTCCGACTTGGCGGTGGCCACAAACACAAAGGGGCGCCCACTTTGCCAGGCCAACCACAGGGGCCAAATATCCCCCACCGCCAAGACCAGTCCCCGGGGTGACGCCCGCGCCCATTGCCGGACTGCCCGCCATTGCTGCCCAATCAAGCTCCATAACCCCGCCCGCAGGTCTTGCCACCAGCCCTTGTGGATAAAACCGCCGGACGGTAAATCCCGCGCCGGACCGATCAGGGGAATCCCCATCTGCCGGTAAATTTCTCCCCGACCCACCAGGGGCAAGGCCCGGCAGACAACCCCCATTTGTTCCTGCTGCAACGCGGTTAAGATGTTGCCGGCGATCCGGTCTTCCCCATGGCCATTACTCAAACACAACAACCGCATCGGGGGTTCCAGGCCATTCATGGACTGATATTACCGCACAACACCAGCACCGTTTAATTCAACAAGGCCTCCAGGGCGGCCAAATCGGGCACTCGAATCAAGCCTCGTCCCGCCGTCCCCTCCCCCGACCCTTGGGCGCCTTTGCCGGCGACCCGCTCGATGACCCCTTCTTGCTCCAACTTGCGCAACACCCGGGTGACCGTTTCCCGCGTTAACCCACTGAGACTGCCCAGTTCCCGGTGGGGCAGGTTAGGAATTTCAATCCCCCGGGCGCTGGTGCGTCCCTGTCCTTCCGCCAGAAACAGCAATACATCCGCCACCCGCGCCACGCTATCCGACTCTCGCACCCGCAACCGCCGGTTCAGTTGCCGCAGCCGCCGGGCCATCAACTGGGACAGCCGCAATCCCATCAACGGCTCCGTCCGCACCAGGTGCATAAAGTCCCGCCCCGACAGGCCACCCACCAGCACGGGCGTCACACTTACCACATCGCAGGAGCGGGGGGAAGCCGCCAGGGCCGCCATTTCCCCAAAGATTTCCCCCGGTCCCAGAATAT contains the following coding sequences:
- a CDS encoding lipid-A-disaccharide synthase-related protein; amino-acid sequence: MNGLEPPMRLLCLSNGHGEDRIAGNILTALQQEQMGVVCRALPLVGRGEIYRQMGIPLIGPARDLPSGGFIHKGWWQDLRAGLWSLIGQQWRAVRQWARASPRGLVLAVGDIWPLWLAWQSGRPFVFVATAKSEYHLRDEQGPLPTTQWCEGWAGSVFYPWERWLIRRSLVTFARDELTSTWLKRWSLPVQWVGNPMMDGLDPTGQLTLPTTFTEALVIVLLPGSRVPEAYRNWELILRALPGVVECLTASQILFLAALAPNVERQPIEAALRQHRWPVYPGVGFGYGQVGLMVVQGAFNDCLHLAHGGIALAGTATEQLVGLGKPVVSFPGEGPQYTRRFARYQQRLLGPSLRLVERPEAVGPALQDIFSNPDELHLIARNGRQRMGGPGASVTIARWLAQYLRR
- a CDS encoding Crp/Fnr family transcriptional regulator, with protein sequence MTRPTPDILTALRHSPLFEGWESTALEWVGQRLSLAPHGADKILIMEEEGGGTVYFIIEGWVKIRTHNRDGREITLNILGPGEIFGEMAALAASPRSCDVVSVTPVLVGGLSGRDFMHLVRTEPLMGLRLSQLMARRLRQLNRRLRVRESDSVARVADVLLFLAEGQGRTSARGIEIPNLPHRELGSLSGLTRETVTRVLRKLEQEGVIERVAGKGAQGSGEGTAGRGLIRVPDLAALEALLN